One window of Nocardia nova SH22a genomic DNA carries:
- a CDS encoding RNA polymerase sigma factor, with protein sequence MADPGGREAVAAVWRIESAHIVGALARYTGDFALAEDLAQEALAEALVTWPRAGTPRNPAGWLLTVGRRRAIDAFRRRSALDERYAALAHELGEGGIAAGATASGPARTDPLWDPDRIDDDVLALIFTACHPVLSREARVALTLRVVGGLTSDEIARAFLVPAATVQARITRAKKTLAAENVPFAIPTAADRGRRLGSVLSVIYLIFTEGSSASSGPEVIRFDLAGEAQRLARILARLVPGEPEVHGLLALLELTAARFPARTGPEGEPILLEDQDRRRWDRSAIRRGRAALVQAGKVGRGLGAYGVQAAIAECHAVAPSVADTDWPRVVDLYEALNRIAPSPVVELNRAVAVAMADGPAAGLEIVDRLSADGALPNSQLLPTVRGELLARLGRTEQARAEWERAIELCGNDGERTVLRRKLDTLT encoded by the coding sequence ATGGCCGATCCGGGCGGGCGCGAGGCCGTCGCCGCGGTGTGGCGGATCGAGTCGGCGCACATCGTCGGCGCGCTCGCCCGCTACACCGGCGATTTCGCGCTCGCGGAGGATCTGGCCCAGGAGGCGCTGGCAGAGGCGCTGGTGACCTGGCCGCGGGCGGGCACACCGCGAAATCCGGCCGGTTGGCTGCTCACGGTGGGACGCCGCCGCGCCATCGACGCCTTCCGCCGTCGCAGTGCCCTCGACGAACGGTATGCCGCCCTCGCCCACGAACTCGGTGAGGGCGGCATCGCCGCGGGCGCAACGGCTTCCGGGCCCGCCCGGACCGATCCGCTGTGGGATCCCGATCGTATCGACGACGATGTGCTGGCGTTGATCTTCACCGCCTGCCACCCGGTGCTGTCCCGCGAGGCCAGGGTGGCGCTGACGTTGCGGGTGGTCGGCGGTCTCACCAGTGACGAGATAGCGCGGGCCTTCCTGGTTCCGGCGGCCACTGTGCAGGCGCGGATCACCCGGGCGAAGAAAACCCTTGCGGCGGAGAATGTTCCGTTCGCGATCCCCACGGCCGCAGATCGGGGGCGGCGACTGGGTTCGGTGCTCAGCGTGATCTATCTGATCTTCACCGAAGGGTCCTCGGCGAGTTCGGGTCCGGAGGTGATCCGCTTCGATCTGGCCGGGGAGGCGCAGCGGCTGGCGCGGATACTGGCGCGGCTGGTCCCCGGCGAACCCGAGGTCCACGGCCTGCTCGCACTGCTGGAGCTGACCGCGGCCCGGTTCCCGGCGCGCACCGGTCCCGAGGGCGAGCCGATTCTGCTCGAGGATCAGGACCGCCGCCGCTGGGACCGGTCGGCGATCCGGCGCGGGCGGGCCGCGCTGGTCCAGGCCGGAAAGGTCGGGCGCGGGCTCGGCGCCTACGGCGTGCAGGCGGCGATCGCCGAATGTCATGCCGTCGCGCCCTCGGTGGCCGACACCGATTGGCCGCGTGTGGTCGATCTCTACGAGGCGCTGAACCGGATCGCGCCCTCACCGGTGGTCGAGCTGAACCGTGCCGTCGCGGTGGCGATGGCGGACGGTCCCGCCGCAGGACTGGAGATCGTGGACCGCCTGAGCGCTGACGGCGCCCTCCCGAATTCCCAACTCCTGCCGACGGTTCGAGGCGAACTGCTCGCCCGCCTGGGCCGGACCGAGCAGGCGCGCGCCGAATGGGAGCGGGCGATCGAGCTGTGCGGAAACGACGGCGAACGAACCGTCCTGCGCCGCAAACTCGACACCCTCACCTGA
- a CDS encoding YciI family protein: MKYMLIMRATDESFASMGDVDFDTVLETMGKFNDELIRAGVLLAAEGLEDAAQGVVVDYDSEPPVVTDGPYGETKELFGGFYILEVASQEEAVEWAKRMPVIAKGCKTEVRRVPSIDEFPQDNIWVQKERAWREANGQL, translated from the coding sequence ATGAAGTACATGCTGATCATGCGCGCCACCGACGAGTCCTTCGCGAGTATGGGGGATGTCGATTTCGACACCGTGCTCGAGACGATGGGTAAGTTCAACGACGAGTTGATCCGGGCCGGGGTGCTGCTGGCGGCCGAGGGGCTCGAGGACGCGGCGCAGGGGGTTGTGGTCGATTACGATTCCGAGCCGCCGGTGGTCACCGATGGTCCGTACGGTGAGACCAAGGAGTTGTTCGGCGGGTTCTACATTCTCGAGGTGGCCTCCCAGGAGGAGGCCGTCGAGTGGGCGAAGCGGATGCCGGTGATCGCCAAGGGGTGCAAGACCGAGGTCCGGCGGGTTCCGTCGATCGACGAGTTCCCGCAGGACAACATCTGGGTGCAGAAGGAGCGGGCGTGGCGCGAGGCGAACGGCCAGCTCTGA
- a CDS encoding DUF1772 domain-containing protein — protein sequence MTATTATATSTTSGFATASLIGATVTTGLLAGVFYAYASSVMLALRQLDDRTFVDVMNRINTVIVNPMFMLSFLGSVALTGLAAVLYWRTDQRTVLWWVLIALALNVISFLITSGGNVPLNNALADTSSGDFAALRQQFEGPWVTLNIARALANTAALGVLGWALRISNKG from the coding sequence ATGACAGCGACAACCGCCACCGCCACTTCCACCACCTCCGGATTCGCCACCGCCTCCCTGATCGGCGCCACCGTCACCACCGGCCTGCTGGCAGGAGTCTTCTACGCCTACGCCAGCTCGGTCATGCTCGCCCTGCGCCAGCTCGACGACCGCACCTTCGTGGATGTGATGAACCGGATCAACACCGTCATCGTCAACCCGATGTTCATGCTCAGCTTCCTCGGCTCCGTCGCCCTCACCGGCCTGGCCGCCGTGCTCTACTGGCGCACCGACCAGCGCACCGTACTCTGGTGGGTCTTGATCGCCCTGGCCCTGAACGTGATCAGTTTCCTCATCACCTCCGGCGGCAACGTACCCCTGAACAACGCCCTGGCCGATACCTCCTCAGGCGATTTCGCCGCCCTGCGCCAGCAATTCGAGGGCCCCTGGGTAACCCTCAACATCGCCCGTGCCCTGGCCAACACCGCCGCCCTGGGCGTACTCGGCTGGGCCCTGCGGATATCGAACAAGGGATAG
- a CDS encoding DUF5925 domain-containing protein, with the protein MNPTQERLRLIGREESPAAAAGALSWVMNVDDADSPRDVIDALALTPYLDGSQPHAVAAELEHVKPDAPLRPADARVLRTVDDDGTRTSLAAGPGWTLRVVRRGNGSANLDVTAVTEELAREVIATCSADATAEPEADAAQVSMGFWHNGAHGPNRRVRTISAASWPEITGNYGTEVGAAIQRLMAVRAEDVRGRLVLLHGPPGTGKTSALRALAREWSDWCQVDCVLDPESLFANPGYLMEVAIGVDTYDESKRRWRLLVLEDCDELIRGSAKETTGQGLSRLLNLTDGMLGQGRDVLVAITTNENLSRLHPAVVRPGRCLAQLEVGRLSPTEATAWLAREMPDAPPHPISAEGMSLAELIELRDNRSRIQAEPASPMAGDGGYL; encoded by the coding sequence ATGAATCCGACCCAGGAACGCCTCAGGCTGATCGGTCGCGAGGAGTCACCGGCCGCCGCGGCCGGGGCGCTCTCGTGGGTGATGAACGTCGACGATGCGGACAGCCCACGCGATGTGATCGACGCGCTGGCGCTCACGCCGTATCTGGACGGCAGCCAACCACATGCGGTCGCAGCGGAATTGGAGCATGTGAAGCCCGACGCACCGCTGCGCCCGGCCGACGCCCGCGTGCTGCGCACCGTCGACGACGACGGCACCCGGACGTCCCTGGCGGCAGGGCCGGGCTGGACCCTGCGCGTGGTCCGGCGCGGTAACGGCAGCGCCAACCTCGATGTCACCGCGGTCACCGAGGAATTGGCCCGCGAGGTGATCGCAACCTGCTCCGCCGATGCCACCGCGGAACCGGAGGCCGACGCGGCCCAGGTGTCGATGGGCTTCTGGCACAACGGAGCTCACGGCCCGAATCGGCGGGTGCGCACGATCTCGGCGGCGTCGTGGCCGGAGATCACCGGCAACTACGGCACCGAGGTGGGTGCGGCCATCCAGCGGTTGATGGCGGTGCGCGCCGAGGACGTGCGCGGGCGGCTGGTGCTGCTGCACGGTCCGCCGGGCACCGGCAAGACCTCCGCCCTGCGAGCGCTGGCCCGCGAGTGGTCGGACTGGTGTCAGGTCGACTGTGTCCTCGACCCCGAGTCGCTGTTCGCCAACCCCGGCTACCTGATGGAAGTCGCCATCGGCGTCGACACCTACGACGAGTCCAAGCGCCGCTGGCGCCTGCTGGTCCTGGAGGACTGCGACGAGCTGATCCGCGGTTCCGCGAAAGAGACCACCGGACAGGGCCTTTCGCGCCTGCTGAACCTGACCGACGGCATGCTCGGCCAGGGCCGGGACGTACTGGTGGCCATCACCACCAACGAGAACCTGTCCCGCCTGCACCCGGCGGTTGTGCGGCCGGGACGGTGCCTGGCGCAGCTCGAGGTCGGCCGCCTGTCCCCCACCGAGGCGACGGCATGGCTGGCGCGCGAGATGCCGGACGCACCGCCGCACCCGATCTCCGCCGAGGGAATGTCACTCGCGGAACTGATCGAACTGCGCGACAACAGGTCTCGCATCCAGGCCGAACCGGCTTCGCCGATGGCAGGCGACGGCGGATACCTGTGA